A genomic segment from Salvia splendens isolate huo1 chromosome 13, SspV2, whole genome shotgun sequence encodes:
- the LOC121762334 gene encoding uncharacterized protein LOC121762334 → MQDQIMKKETALYRDAVSCFGNPLAIRHRNQMAPAEWWKHYGSKAPNLQNFAIRVLSQTCSATGCERNWSTFQHIHSKKRNRLAQERLNNLVFVKYNRDLERRFNIQNVTDPILLSDIDDSNEWLMGRMEGEDEDEDAGGDDFVFQNESLRWRDVGRASGVLEPSHNTRGNTNTRDHASSSKSIRILVDEDEENEDINLVGAEFDEGEDDYHLSEDDI, encoded by the exons ATGCAAGATCAGATCATGAAAAAGGAAACGGCTTTGTATCGGGACGCTGTTTCCTGTTTCGGAAATCCTTTAGCTATTCGACATAGAAATCAAATGGCACCAG CTGAATGGTGGAAACATTATGGGTCTAAGGCACCAAATTTGCAAAACTTTGCAATTCGAGTCTTGAGCCAAACTTGTAGTGCTACTGGCTGTGAGAGGAATTGGAGTACTTTTCAACAT ATTCATAGCAAAAAGAGGAATCGTTTGGCACAAGAACGATTAAACAACTTAGTATTTGTGAAGTACAACAGAGATCTTGAGCGAAGATTCAACATACAAAACGTCACTGATCCTATACTCCTAAGTGACATTGACGATAGTAATGAATGGTTAATGGGTAGGATGGAGggggaggatgaggatgaggatgcgGGGGGTGATGATTTTGTCTTCCAAAATGAGTCGCTCAGATGGAGAGATGTTGGTAGAGCTTCTGGTGTGTTGGAGCCATCTCACAATACTAGAGGCAACACAAATACTCGAGATCATGCCTCAAGCTCCAAGTCTATTCGTATTCTtgtggatgaagatgaagagaatgaaGATATAAACTTGGTTGGAGCAGAATTTGATGAAGGAGAAGATGACTATCATCTAAGTGAAGATGATATATAA
- the LOC121762333 gene encoding kinesin-like protein KIN-14I yields MATDMAHSLRSSRSSFGSSNGFETPSHNSFATSNGDDYDSDGSNFAPPTPNTLSSVMPPELAGAIPLIDKFQVEGFLRAMQKQLNSAGKRGFFSKRTVGAQVREKFTFEDMLCFQKEPIPTSLLKVNSDLISRAVKLFQVILKYIGVDSSDRVSPMSLDERIELVSKLFKHSLKRSELRDELFMQVSKQTRHNPDRHSLIRAWELMYLCASCMPPCKEIGGYLSEYVHTVAHSISNDSEVQALAMNTLNALKRSVKAGPRRTIPGREEIDAVLTGKKLTTIVFFLDETFEEITYDMATTVADAVEELAGIIILSAYSSFSLFECRKAVVSKSPDPGNEEYIGLDDNKYIGDLLADFKASKDRSKGEILQCKLILKKRLFRESDEAIIDPMFVQLSYVQLQHDYVLGNYPVGRDDAAQLSALQILVEIGYVVSPETCTDWTSLLERFLPRQLAITRAKRDWELDVLSRYRSMENLTKDDARQQFLRILRTLPYGNSVFFTVLKSDDPIGLLPGKIILGINKRGVHFFRPVPKEYLHSAELRDIMQFGSSNTAVFFKMRVAGVLHVFQFETKQGEEICVALQTHINDVMLRRYSKARAIANGSVNNGSVNGSPSHNVRPPLDPNEMRVLELSKSLDESENKVNQLQEDLQEKQKQELEMKEDLEGLKGRLRSEKKYLEEIICERDKLRNLCDEKDSAIQAALLEKHNIEVKLVKLNSQGLENNMRRELVETNNQVLHKVQDDLKARTSELHDAEETNKKLASERASLEEKLSRLQRKNADEIAISEGNFEQERKSLKLRVSELERKLEEATRNLDAAKSALALKDTEISALQNNLRELEELREMKEDIDRKNEQTATILKMQGAQLAEIEAFYKEEQIMRKRYFNMIEDMKGKIRVYCRLRPLSNKEIFERERDALRNIDEFTVEHSWKDDKLKQHLYDRVFDGHATQDDVFEDTKYLIQSAVDGYNVCIFAYGQTGSGKTFTIYGSEGNPGLTPRAISELFRIMKRDCKKFSFTLKAYMVELYQDTLIDLMLPKNAKRLKLEIKKDSKGMVVVENVTVLSISSHDELRHFIERGSEQRHTTGTMMNEQSSRSHLILSIIIESTNLQSQSVSRGKLSFVDLAGSERVKKSGSSGDQLKEAQSINKSLSALGDVIGALSSSNQHIPYRNHKLTMLMSDSLGGNAKTLMFVNVSPAQSNLDETYNSLSYASRVRSIVNDPSKNVLSKEVARLKKLVAYWKEQAGQRGEDEELEEIQEEQTPKSKSDNRHSL; encoded by the exons ATGGCAACTGATATGGCACATAGTTTGAGATCAAGCCGGTCTTCATTTGGCTCTAGCAATGGGTTTGAAACCCCTTCGCACAACTCTTTTGCCACCTCAAACGGTGATGATTATGACTCTGATGGTTCCAACTTTGCGCCACC TACACCGAATACCCTGTCGTCAGTTATGCCACCTGAACTTGCTGGTGCTATACCGTTGATTGACAAGTTCCAG gtTGAGGGATTCTTGAGGGCTATGCAGAAGCAGCTTAATTCAGCTGGTAAACGCGGCTTCTTCTCTAAAAGGACAGTTGGAGCACAAGTCCGAGAAAAATTTACCTTTGAGGATATGCTATGTTTCCAAAAG GAACCTATCCCAACTTCGCTGCTTAAAGTAAACAGTGATCTAATTAGTAGAGCAGTTAAGCTGTTCCAAGTCATCCTGAAGTATATTGGGGTTGATTCCTCTGACCGAGTTTCTCCAATGAGCTTAGATGAACGCATTGAGCTTGTTAGCAAACTATTCAAGCATTCTTTAAAGCGTTCTGAACTCCGAGATGAACTATTTATGCAAGTCTCGAAGCAAACAAGACATAATCCTGATAG GCACTCATTAATTAGGGCTTGGGAGCTGATGTATCTATGTGCATCCTGCATGCCACCTTGCAAGGAAATTGGTGGGTATTTGTCCGAGTATGTACATACTGTGGCACACAGTATCAGTAATGATTCTGAAGTCCAAGCCCTTGCTATGAACACATTGAATGCATTAAAGCGTTCTGTTAAGGCTGGACCAAGGCGTACAATACCTGGACGCGAGGAGATTGATGCTGTTTTAACTGGTAAAAAACTCACAACTATAGTTTTTTTCCTGGATGAGACCTTTGAAGAGATTACATATGACATGGCCACAACTGTAGCTGATGCTGTTGAG GAGCTTGCTGGAATAATCATATTATCGGCATATTCTAGCTTCAGTTTGTTTGAATGTCGCAAGGCTGTTGTTTCAAAATCACCAGACCCTGGAAATG AGGAGTATATAGGCTTGGATGATAATAAGTATATTGGAGATCTACTTGCTGACTTTAAGGCTTCAAAGGATCGAAGTAAGGGGGAAATTTTACAGTGCAAactcatattaaaaaaaaggctATTCCGGGAGTCAGATGAAGCTATTATAGACCCAATGTTTGTGCAATTATCATATGTCCAA CTGCAACATGATTATGTATTAGGCAATTATCCTGTTGGAAGGGATGATGCTGCACAGCTATCTGCTTTGCAAATTCTTGTTGAAATTGGATATGTTGTTTCTCCCGAAACATGCAC AGATTGGACATCACTTTTGGAAAGATTTCTCCCAAGACAACTTGCCATCACTCGAGCCAAGAGAGACTGGGAGCTGGATGTTCTTTCCCGTTATCGTTCCATG GAAAATTTGACAAAAGACGATGCTAGACAACAATTTTTGCGGATCCTGAGAACACTTCCTTATGGGAACTCAGTGTTCTTTACTGTCCTTAAGAGTGACGATCCCATTGGGCTCCTGCCAGGGAAAATTATACTAGGCATTAATAAGCGTGGG GTTCATTTCTTCCGCCCAGTGCCAAAGGAGTATCTACACTCAGCTGAGTTAAGGGATATAATGCAATTTGGCAGCAGTAATACTGCCGTATTTTTTAAGATGAGGGTTGCTGGTGTCCTGCATGTATTTCAGTTTGAAACTAAGCAG GGGGAGGAAATCTGTGTTGCCCTTCAAACACATATAAATGATGTAATGCTTCGTCGGTACTCCAAAGCACGTGCAATTGCTAATGGTTCAGTAAATAATGGTTCAGTTAATGGAAGTCCTTCTCATAATGTTCGACCTCCTCTGGACCCGAATGAGATGCGTGTTCTGGAATTGTCAAAATCTCTTGATGAATCAGAGAATAAAGTTAATCAA TTGCAAGAGGATCTGCAAGAAAAACAGAAGCAAGAATTGGAAATGAAAGAAGATTTGGAGGGTTTGAAAGGCAGACTAAGGTCTGAGAAAAAGTATTTAGAAGAAATCATCTGTGAACGTGATAAACTGAGAAACTTGTGTGATGAAAAAGATTCTGCAATTCAG GCTGCATTATTGGAGAAACATAACATTGAGGTGAAGTTGGTGAAGCTAAATAGCCAAGGGTTAGAAAACAATATGAGGAGAGAGTTGGTTGAAACAAATAATCAG GTCTTGCATAAGGTTCAAGATGATCTGAAAGCACGCACATCTGAGTTGCATGATGCagaagaaaccaacaaaaaacTTGCTAGTGAAAGAGCATCTCTTGAAGAGAAACTTTCAAGGCTCCAGAGGAAGAATGCTGATGAG ATTGCTATTTCTGAGGGGAACTTTGAACAAGAACGAAAGAGCTTGAAACTTCGTGTTTCAGAGCTTGAAAGGAAACTAGAAGAGGCCACACGAAATCTGGATGCTGCGAAGTCAGCTCTTGCCCTTAAGGACACGGAGATATCTGCATTGCAAAATAATCTCAGGGAATTGGAAGAACTTAGAGAGATGAAAGAG GATATTGATAGAAAAAATGAGCAGACTGCAACAATTTTGAAGATGCAAGGTGCTCAGTTGGCTGAGATAGAGGCCTTTTACAAGGAGGAACAAATAATGAGAAAAAGATATTTCAACATGATTGAAG ACATGAAAGGCAAGATTCGAGTCTATTGTCGACTAAGGCCTCTCAGCAATAAGGAAAtatttgagagagaaagagatgctCTGAGAAATATTGACGAGTTCACTGTAGAGCATTCATGGAAAGATGACAAACTGAAACAACATTTGTATGATCGAGTTTTTGACGGGCATGCAACTCAAGATGACGTTTTTGAGGACACCAAG TACTTAATACAATCTGCTGTTGATGGATATAATGTGTGCATATTTGCTTATGGACAAACTGGTTCTGGGAAGACATTTACAATATATGGATCTGAAGGCAATCCTGGGCTAACTCCTCGAGCTATATCTGAACTTTTTAGAATTATGAAGCGGGATTGTAAAAAGTTCTCGTTTACTCTGAAG GCATACATGGTGGAACTATACCAAGACACTCTAATAGATCTCATGCTCCCAAAAAATGCAAAACGCTTGAAATTGGAAATTAAAAAAGATTCAAAG GGAATGGTTGTTGTCGAAAATGTGACTGTCTTATCAATTTCATCACATGATGAATTACGACATTTCATTGAGAGAGGATCCGAACAACGGCATACAACTGGAACTATGATGAATGAGCAAAGTTCAAGATCACATCTGATACTCTCAATCATTATAGAGAGTACCAACCTTCAAAGTCAGTCAGTGTCCAGAGGAAAG CTAAGCTTTGTTGATCTTGCTGGATCTGAACGGGTGAAGAAATCGGGTTCTTCCGGTGATCAGTTGAAAGAAGCCCAGAGCATAAACAAATCGCTTTCAGCCCTTGGAGATGTTATTGGCGCTTTGTCTTCCAGTAATCAACACATCCCTTACAGAAACCACAAACTGACCATGTTGATGAGTGATTCACTCGGTGGTAATGCCAAAACGTTGATGTTTGTCAACGTATCACCGGCCCAGTCCAATCTGGATGAGACCTACAACTCTTTATC GTACGCTTCTAGAGTCCGTTCAATAGTGAACGACCCTAGTAAAAACGTATTGTCTAAGGAAGTAGCTCGATTGAAGAAGTTGGTGGCTTATTGGAAGGAGCAGGCGGGTCAAAGAGGGGAAGACGAGGAGCTAGAAGAGATCCAAGAAGAACAAACCCCCAAAAGCAAGTCAGATAATCGCCATTCCCTGTGA